The Streptomyces liliiviolaceus sequence CAGGGCGGCTCCCAGGCAGGCCATGACATAGGCGGCGAGCGGTGTGACCGTTCCATAGCTGAATCCGTCGACTGTGCCTTGCATATGCCAACATCCCCCCGGAATACGACTGTTGCGGGGACATATGTACGTGCCACATCAGGGCGACAGCAAGGGGTTTCGTGCAATTGCAGCCAACGGAATTCCCTGTCGGCCACTTCCGGTCATGAAGAGGCCCTATCCAGCCGGAGGAAATCATTCTGGTGGCGCGGCCCACGACCGCGGCCCATGACCGCGGCCACCCGGCCCCGGATCCGGCCCCGGCCCCGCCTTCAGACCTGGGGCTTGGACGTCACCGTGAACTGCGCCCCGTCGGGATCCCGCAGCACCGCCTCCGTGGTGGTCGCGCCGTCCCGGACCGTACCGCCGTGCTCCAGCGCGGCACGGACGCAGGTCTCGACGTCCGCGACGGAGAAATGGACCTGCCAGTGGGGGCGGATCGTGGGATCGGGGGCGGCCTCCACCGCGCCGGAGTGGATACGGGCCACCACGTCGCCGTCGCTGCGCAGGACGACCTCGTCCCCGTCGTAGTGCACCTCGCAGCAGCCGGGACGCGAGGTCGCCCACTCCAGCACCTCGCCGTAGAACATCGCGGCGTCGAAGGCGTTGCGCGTGTGCAGTCGCAAGAAGGCGGGGGCGGCACGGCGCCAGGTCTCCCAGCCTGCGACGAGCT is a genomic window containing:
- a CDS encoding VOC family protein produces the protein MNSDARVRNDVVSSHSVAGAPCWVSLTARDQQAAEDFYRAVLGWQFRTTALMDRFRIAYADGVPVAGIAAVATMWQMAVAWTPYFAVDSADEAVARGQERGGTAAVGPIGFPPGRAALLADRDGAVFGIWEGQLVAGWETWRRAAPAFLRLHTRNAFDAAMFYGEVLEWATSRPGCCEVHYDGDEVVLRSDGDVVARIHSGAVEAAPDPTIRPHWQVHFSVADVETCVRAALEHGGTVRDGATTTEAVLRDPDGAQFTVTSKPQV